DNA sequence from the Amycolatopsis sp. Hca4 genome:
TTGCCCCGCAACCCGGTGGGGAAGATCCTGAAGCGGCAGCTGCGGCAGAGCTTGGGGTGAGGCCATGACGGTGTTCGTGCTGGGCGGGGCGCAGACCGACTTCGCGCGCAACTTCACCAAGGAAGGGCGCGGGCTCCTCGAGCTGTTCGCCGAGGTCGTGCCCGCGGCCCTCGCGGACGCTCGCGTGAGCGCCGAAGACGTCGAAGTCGCGCACGTCGGGAACCTCGCGGCGGAACTGTTCACCGGCCAGGCCCAGCTCGGCGGGCTGCTGGTGGCGGCCGTCCCGGAGCTGGACGGCGTGCCGTCGGCCCGGCACGAAGCCGCGTGCGCGTCCGGCAGCACCGCCGTCCTCGCCGCCTGCGCGGACCTCGAAGCCGGCCGCTACGACCTGGCGCTGGTCGTCGGGGTCGAGCTGATGCGCAACGTCGACGGGCAGCGCGCGGCCGAGCACCTCGGATCCGCCGCGTGGGCCGGGCACGAAGCCGTCGCCGCGAAGTTCCCGTGGCCCGCGCTGTTCGCGGACGTCGCTTCCGCGTACGACGCACGCTACGGCCTCGACCCGGACCACCTCGGGCAGTTCGCGGCGCACGCCTTCGCCCGCGCGGCGCTGAACCCGCTGGCCCAGGCCCGCGACTGGCGGTTCCCGGCCGGCTCGTTCGGCCTCGACGACGAGCTCAACCCCGTCATCGAAGGCCGCCTGCGCAAGCAGGACTGCGGCCGCATCACCGACGGCGCCGCGGCGGTCCTGCTGGCCTCGCCCGCGTTCGCCGAACGGCTCGGCGGCGGGTTCCCGCGCATCGCGGGCTTCGGGCACCGGACGTCCCACATCGGGCTGGCCGAGAAGATCGCCGCCGACGGCGAGTACCTGTTCCCGCACCTGCGCGGCGCCGTCACCGACGCCTACCGGCGCGCGGGCGTGCCCGGACCCGGCGCGCTCGACGTCGTCGAACTGCACGACTGCTTCACCATCACCGGCCTGGTCGCGCTGGAGCACCTCGGCGCGGCCCCGCCCGGCGACGGCGGCCGGTTCGTCGCCGATGGCGGCCTCGACGCGGCCGGGATCAACCCGGGCGGCGGCCTGATCGGCCTCGGCCACCCGGTCGGTGCGACCGGCGTCCGGATGCTGCGCGACGCGGCGAGGCAGGTCTCCGGCACGGCGGGCGAGACGCAGGTCGAGGGCGCGCGGACGGCGCTGACGCTCAACGTCGGCGGGTCGTTCACCACGGTGGTCACGATGGTGGTCACCGCGTGAAGCTTTCGGTGTCGCTGGGGCTCTGGCAGGACCGCCCGCCGGAGGAGGCGCTGGAAGCGGCCCGCGCGGCCGAGGCCACGGGCTACCCGGAGCTGTGGATCGGCGAGATGGCGACGTGGGACGCCTTCGCGCTCGGCACGGCGATCGGCGCGGCCACCTCGCGGATCTCCCTGACGTTCGGGCCGTTGGCGGTGACCGTGCGGGACCCGGCCACGATCGCCATGGGCGTCGCCTCGGTGGCGGCGCTGACCGGCCGCGCGACGGGTGTCGCGCTCGGGACGTCCAGCGAAGTCGTCGTGTGCGGCTGGCACGGCCGGTCGCGCTCGCGCGCGGCCACGGCGCTGGCGGAGTCCGCCCAGGCGGTCCGGCAGCTGCTGGCGGGTGAGAAGTCCGGTGTGGACGGTCAGGTGGTGGGCTCGCGGGGCTACCGGCTGCGGCTGCCCGCGCCGAAGTCGCCGTTGACGATCGCGGCGTTCGGGCCGCGCGCGCTCGCCGTCGCGGCGCGGTTCGCCGACCGGATGGTGGTCAACCTGGTCAGCCCGGCCGCCGCGGCGACGCTGGTGCGCGGGCTGCGGGAAGCCGCTTCGGGCGCGGGGACCACGCCACCGCCGGTGGCCGCGTGGGTGGTGGCCGCCGCCGACCCGGGGCCGGCCGAGCTGGAGCAGCTCCGCCGGGGCGTGGTCGGCTACCTGGCCGCACCGGGCTACGCGGACATGTTCCGCGCGGCGGGCTTCGGCGAGCTGGTCGACTTCGCGCGGACCCGGCCGCATCCGCGTTCGCTGCTGGCGGCGGTGCCGCCGGAGGCCGTCGCCGCGGTCGGGCTGGTGGGTTCGCCCGCCGAGATCGCGGCGAAGATCGGCGAGTACGCGGCGGCCGGGGTCGACGAGCTGGTGATCGTGCCCGCGACCGGCGACGAGGATCCGGGCGGCGAGAAAACTCTCGTGGCGTGTCGATCCGCCGCCGGCTCGTTCGACGCGTAGGCATGACTGAAGCCAGCGCAACGAAGAACCTCGACCGGTCCGGCCTCGCGGCGCTGCCGTGGAGCAGGGCGCGCGACCTCCTCGCCACCCAGACCCCCAAGGAGGACCTGACCTTCTTCGTGGGGACCGTCCGCCCCGACGGCCGTCCGCACGCCGCCGGGGTCGGGGCCATCTGGGTCGACGACGCCCTGTACTTCGTCAGCGGGCCGGGCACCCGCCGGGCCCGCAACCTGGCGGCGAACCCGGCGTGCACCGTCTCGGTGCGGCTGCGCGGCCTCGACCTCACGCTGGAAGGCGAGGCCCGCCGGGTCGCCGACCCCGCGACGCTGGAGCGGGTGGCGGCCGTCTACCGCGAGGGCGGCTGGCCCGCGACCGTGCAGGACGGGGGCTTCACCGCGCCGTTCATGGCGGCGAGCGCCGGACCGGCGCCCTGGCACCTGTACCGGTTCACCCAGGACCGGGCCATCGGCGTCGCCACCGCCGAGCCGCACGGCGCCACCCGCTGGGACTTCACCCGCTGACCGCCGCGGCGACCAGGCCGCCGATGGCCACCATGCCGTCGGCGTTCGGGTGCAGCGGGGCCGCCACCGACGTCGGGATCAGGCTCTCGAACCACTTCACGCCGGGCAGCTTGCAGACGTCGTGCCCGATCGAGGCCGTCCGGACGTCGACGTAGTGCGCGTCGTGCGCGGCGGCCTGGCGGGCGAGGGCGGCGTTGGTCTTGTCGATGCTGCCCTGGATGTAGTTCGCGTCGCGGCGGGTCAGCGGCGCGACCGGCCAGCAGCCGTTGTGCGGCAGGTAGGTGCCGTAACCGGCCACGTAGACGTCGGCGTTCGGCGCCTTCGCGTGGATCGCGTCCAGCAGCGCGCCCCACACCGGCTCGAACGCGGCGATCTTCTCGGCCAGCTGGTCGTGGCCGCCCGCCGTGTACCGGTCGACGCAGTCGGGGACGACGCCGGGGAGCAGGTTGATGCAGCTCGTCGCGGCACCGACCAGGCCGACGTCGTTGCCGCCGATCGTCACGGACACCGTGCGGGTCTGCTCGCCCAGCGCGTCCAGCTGCGGCGGCACCGCGCCGGCCGACGTCTGCTGCGGGGCCGTCATGTCCGCCGTCGTCGCGCCGGAGCACGTGACGTCCTTCAGCGGCACGCCGAGCTGTTTCGCGGCGACGTGCGGGTAGTCGAGCAGGGACCGGATGCAGCCGGGGGAGGAGAGGTCCCACGGCAGGATGAGCGGCCCGGCCGCCGCGGAATCGCCCAGCGCCACGTACTCCCCGGCCGTGTCCGCGGCCGCCGTGCCCGCTGTCGCGCCCAGCGCGGTGACCAGGATCGCGATGAACGCCGTTGTTCTCACTCGCACGGTGTCCTCCTTGACACTGTTGGTCTCCGTGACACCATCGGCACGGGGCGTCACCGGATTGACTGGGAATCCGGGCAGAGAACGAGGGGATCGGTTGTGACCGAGCACAAGTGCGGCGGGGACCTCACCCTCGGCGGGCAGCGCGTGCACGAGCGGCTCACCCGGGAGGAGCCCGAACTGATCGCCCGGGTGCTCGCGCGCATCCAGGCCGAGGTCGCCGACTACCGGCGGCCGCCGGTGGAGGAGCTGGCCGGCGACATCGCGGGGATCACCCGGCAGGCGGTGCGGGCGTTCGCGCGGAGCCTGCGCGAGGACCGCGAGCTCAACGCGGCCGAGCTGCGGCAGGTCGGCGCGTCCGCGGTCCGGCGGGCGGAGGAGGGCTTCCCACTGGAAGCCGTGCTGACCGCGTACCACGTCGGCGCGCGGGAGATCTTCGCCGTCGGCTCGGCTGCTTCGGGCAGCGGGGACGTCGCCGATCTGCTCGAAGTCGCGGACCGGGTGCTGGCGTTCGTCGGCACGGTGACGGGCGCGGTGACGCGCGGGTACCTGGAGGAGCTGCGCACGAAGGTCGGGCAGGAACACACGGCCCGCCGGACGCTGCTCTCGGTGCTCGTCGACGGCGGCCCGGTCGACCTCGTCGCCCGCAGCGCCGGGATCACGCTGCCGGCGCGGTACGTCGTGCTGAGCGTCGAGCTCGGGCCGCACGCGGACGAGGGGTCACCGGGGGTGGACGCGGAGATCGCGGTCCGCCGCAAGCTCCGCCGGTTCCTGGCGGCGTTCGAGCACGCCTGCGGCGACGGCGTGCTGGCGTCCCTGGACGGCTCCGGCGGGCTCGTCCTGCTCCCGGCGGCGGGCCGGCTGCCCGACTGGCACGCGGTGCTCGACGCGGCAGGCCGCGCGGCGGGGGTGACCGTGCTGGCGGCGGCGGAGACGGCGGCGCCCGCGGAGGTCCGCGAGGTGGCGGCGCAGACGGGCGAGGTCCTGGACGTGCTGCGCTGGTTCGGCCGCGCCCCGGGGCTGTACCGCCTCGACGACGTCCTGGTGGAGTACCAGCTGACCCGCCCGGGGGCGGCCCGCGACCGCCTCGCGGCGGCCCTCGACCCGCTGGAGGCGCACCCGGAGCTGGCCGAGACGCTGGCGGCGTACCTGGAGCTGGACACGAACCGCCGCCGCACGGCGGCGGTGCTCCACGTCCACCCCAACACGGTCGACTACCGCCTCCGCCGCATCCGCGACCTGACCGGCATCGACCCCCTCCACCCGGCCGGTCTGCCCCGCATCATCGCCGCCTCGGCGGCCCGCCGCGCCGCCCACCCCTGACGTGTCGTCCCCCCAATCACGCGAGATGCCCCTCCAATCACGCGAGTTACGCGCCCAATCACGCGAGATGCCCCTCGGATCACGCGAGATACGCGCCCAATCACGCGAGATGCCCCTCGGATCACGCGAGATACGCGCCCAATCACGCCAGCCGACCCTCCAGGTACGCCAGCCGACCGTTCCGGTACGCGAGCCGACCCCCTGAGCACGCGAGTCGACCGTTCAAGCACGCGAGTCGACTCTCCGATCACCAGGACGCGGCCTGACCCGCCCGGCGGACCGTGTACCCAGACGGTCGGTTCGCGTACCCGGAGGGTCGGCCGGCGTACCTGGAGGGTCGGTTCACGGGATCCGGGGCACCCGACCGGCGAACTCGCGTACCCGGACGGACGACTCGCGTACCGGAACGGACGACACGCGTGCCTGGACGGACGACACGCGTGATCGGAGGGTCGACACGGCGCGGGCGAGAGCGCCGGCGAGCAGGGCCGAGACGAGGACGAGCGCAGCGAGTCCGGAGCCGCGGTCGAAGGCGAGCTCGCCGAACCGGCCCAGCACGAAGCCGGTGTGCAACGCCCAGGCGACCACGGCCACTCCGGAAGCCGCCGCGGGGGAACTGCGGTAGGCGGAAGCCAGGACCACCGCGCCCAAGGTGACCAGCGCGTACCAGGGATGGCCGGTCGCCCCCGCGAGGTCCGCCACGACCACCGCGGCCACCGACGCCACGCATCCGAACGGGAATCCGAAGCCCATCTGCCCAGTCCAGTCCGGCGCACGAGAGCAGGCGTGAGCCAGGACACGTTCCCTACGCCCCGGCCCCGGGATCTTTACGCCCTGTTGACGACTCCCTCGATCGCGTCGGCCAGCTGAGGCCAGACCGCGTGCGGCAGGTTGTGCCCCATTCCCGGGATCACCAGCAGGTCCGCGCCCGGGATCGCCTCCGCCGTCGCCTTGCCGCCGCTCACGTCGATCAGCGGGTCCGCGTCGCCGTGAACGACCAGCGCCGGCAGCCGCACCCCACGCAAACGAGCCGTGCGGTCGCCCGAGGCCACCACCGCCGCCGCGTGGCGGAGCGTCCCGACCGGGTGCCGCGCGCGGTCGTAGTGCAACGCGGCCTTGGCCAGCAGGAACGCCTCGTCGTCCGGGTAGCCGGGGGACCCGAGCTTCCGGTAGCCCTCGACGCTGTCCACCAGCGCCTGCTCCCGCGTCGTCGCCGGCGGCCGGGTCAGCAACGCCAGCGCCCACGGCTCGGCCTGCCCGACCGCCGGATCGCCGGTGGTCGACATGATCGACGTGACCGAAAGGAGCCGGTCCGGGTGGTCGATGGCCAGCTGCTGCACGATCATCCCGCCCATCGACGCGCCCACGACGTGCGCCCGCTCGATGCCCAGCGCGTCGAACAGCCCCACGGCGTCGTCGGCCATGTCCGAAAGCGTGTACGGCGCACTCGCCAGGTCGCCGGCGGCCAGCGCGGCCAGGTCCGGCGGCGGCAGGTGGTCGAGCCACGTCGAGAGCCCGACGTCCCGGTTGTCGTACCGGACGACGAAGAACCCGCGGCCGGCGAGCAGCTCGCAGAAGCCGTCCTCCCAGGTGATCATCTGGGCACCGAGGCCCATCACCAGTACCAGCGGCGGGGCCGCCGGATCGCCGAAAGTGTCGTACTCGAGCTCGAGACCGTTGGCCTGTGCGCGTGCCATACCCTGATCCTGCCGTACCCGCGCGGACCTGGCACCGGGCCCGCCGGTGCCGTTACCGTTACGCCCCATGCCGACCTCATCCTCAGGCACCGGACAGCGCCCCCGGTCGCGGGCCGCGGCGGGGCTGCCGGCGCTGACCGCCGACAGCATCGTCAGCGCGGCCACCGACCTCACCGCCCAGCGCGGCCTGGACAACTGGACGCTGCGCGAGCTCGCCCGCGCGGTCGAGGCCTACCCGGCGGTGATCTACCACCACGTCGGCGACCGGGACGCGGTGGTGAACGCCGTCGTCGACCGCGTGGTCGGGCTGATCGAGCTGCCGGACGAGCAGCTGCCGTGGCAGGAGTGGTTCACCGAGCTGCTGGCCGGCCTGCGCGCGGTGCTGCGGACCTATCCGGGCTGCGCGCGGCGGCTGGCGCTGTTCGGCCCGTCGGTCAAGGCGGCCACGCGCACCATCGACGCGGGCATCACCGTGCTGCTCGCCGCCGGGTTCGGCCGGGAAAGCGTGCTGGCCTACAACCTGCTGCTGATGACCGCGTGCCAGTTCGTCGCGATGGAGGACGACCGCGACGGCGCGCTCGCCCTGCGGCTCGACAACACCGAGGAGTACGCCACCTACCGCGAACGGTCGGACCTGCCCGGCATGGCCGAGCTGGGCGCGGCGATGCACGACCTGATGGGTGACCCGGACCTCGCGTCGGGCTACTACGCCCAGCTCTACGACTACGCCGTGCGCCGCTGCCTCGACGGTCTCGACCACCGGCTGGACGAACTTCGCAAACCGGACATCTCGGGTTGACAGTGACTTGACAGTGCCTCGGCGTACCGTGAGCGTGCGTCGGTGGTTCGCCCACTGACCCGGAGCCCCTGGCGCCCTCCTCCCCCTCGTGGCGCCGGGGGCTTCGGTCTACCCGGAGTCGCCCTGCCGGGGTGACGGCGGGCCGGTGCGCGACGGCTCGGCCTGGATGGCCGGGAAGACCTCCCCGACCAGCGTGACCAGCGACTTCGACAGCAGCAGGTGCACCTGGTCGCGGGTCAGGGCCCCGCGCACCAGCCACTCCCGACCCGCCGACTTCACCATCCCGCCGAACGCGCGCACCAGCGCGTTCAGCTCCGGGCCGTGCTCGCTCTCCCGCGACAGCCCGACGGCCTCCAGCACGCGGTCGGCCGATTCGCGGTCGGCTTCTTCGAGGATGCGCTCCACCTCGAGGTCGCGGCCGATGCCCTCGGGCGCGATCGCGGCCAGCCACATCCGCTCCTGGCTGGTGACCATGTCGAGGAACCAGTTGATGGCGACGTCGGCCCGCAGCTCGAGCGGCCCGTCGGGGAGGATCTCGACGGCCAGCCGCGGCACGGTCAGCGCGCGCCGGATGATTTCGAGGTACAGCTCGCGTTTCGTGCCGAAGTAGTGGTTGATCAGCCCCCGCGCGACGCCGGCCGCCGCGGCTATGTCCGAAGTGGACACTGCGGAATACGGGCGCTCACCGAAGAGCCGCGCCGCACAGGCGTAGATCTGTTCCTTCCGTTCGTCCGGTTCCAGTCTTCGCCATCTCGGCGCCGGCTCGGTGTTCATGGGCCCATCGTCGCACGGGCGGTTGCGCCGGGCAGGGTAGTCGGACGGGCTCCCACGATCGGGGCACGCTCAGTCCGGCAGCGTGATCGGCGCGATGTCTGCGAAGCCGTCACCCGGGCCCGGATTCGCCGGATCGGTGGCCCCGCCGAAGTGGCGCAGCACGCCCCACACGGCGTTCAGCGCGGTCTGGACCGCGCCCTCGGCCCAGCCGGCGGTCCACGAGATGTCGTCGCCCGCCAGGAACAGGCCCCGGTACCGCGCGGGCAGCTCGTCCTGCACGAAGTGCGTGAACAGCCGCCGCTGGTAGCGGTAGTGGCCGGGCAGGTTCGCCTTGAACGCGCCCATGAAGTGCGGTTCGGCCTCCCACGACACGGTCACCGGGTCGCCGATGATGTGCCGGCGGACGTCGACGCCGGGGTAGATCTCGCGCAGCGACTGCAGCATCACCTCGACGCGTTCGGACACCGACAGCGGCAGCCACTTCAGCGAGTCGTCGGCCCACGTGTAGGACAGGCAGATCACCGCGGGCTTGG
Encoded proteins:
- a CDS encoding TetR/AcrR family transcriptional regulator; its protein translation is MNTEPAPRWRRLEPDERKEQIYACAARLFGERPYSAVSTSDIAAAAGVARGLINHYFGTKRELYLEIIRRALTVPRLAVEILPDGPLELRADVAINWFLDMVTSQERMWLAAIAPEGIGRDLEVERILEEADRESADRVLEAVGLSRESEHGPELNALVRAFGGMVKSAGREWLVRGALTRDQVHLLLSKSLVTLVGEVFPAIQAEPSRTGPPSPRQGDSG
- a CDS encoding acetyl-CoA acetyltransferase — translated: MTVFVLGGAQTDFARNFTKEGRGLLELFAEVVPAALADARVSAEDVEVAHVGNLAAELFTGQAQLGGLLVAAVPELDGVPSARHEAACASGSTAVLAACADLEAGRYDLALVVGVELMRNVDGQRAAEHLGSAAWAGHEAVAAKFPWPALFADVASAYDARYGLDPDHLGQFAAHAFARAALNPLAQARDWRFPAGSFGLDDELNPVIEGRLRKQDCGRITDGAAAVLLASPAFAERLGGGFPRIAGFGHRTSHIGLAEKIAADGEYLFPHLRGAVTDAYRRAGVPGPGALDVVELHDCFTITGLVALEHLGAAPPGDGGRFVADGGLDAAGINPGGGLIGLGHPVGATGVRMLRDAARQVSGTAGETQVEGARTALTLNVGGSFTTVVTMVVTA
- a CDS encoding SGNH/GDSL hydrolase family protein gives rise to the protein MRTTAFIAILVTALGATAGTAAADTAGEYVALGDSAAAGPLILPWDLSSPGCIRSLLDYPHVAAKQLGVPLKDVTCSGATTADMTAPQQTSAGAVPPQLDALGEQTRTVSVTIGGNDVGLVGAATSCINLLPGVVPDCVDRYTAGGHDQLAEKIAAFEPVWGALLDAIHAKAPNADVYVAGYGTYLPHNGCWPVAPLTRRDANYIQGSIDKTNAALARQAAAHDAHYVDVRTASIGHDVCKLPGVKWFESLIPTSVAAPLHPNADGMVAIGGLVAAAVSG
- a CDS encoding pyridoxamine 5'-phosphate oxidase family protein, which produces MTEASATKNLDRSGLAALPWSRARDLLATQTPKEDLTFFVGTVRPDGRPHAAGVGAIWVDDALYFVSGPGTRRARNLAANPACTVSVRLRGLDLTLEGEARRVADPATLERVAAVYREGGWPATVQDGGFTAPFMAASAGPAPWHLYRFTQDRAIGVATAEPHGATRWDFTR
- a CDS encoding CdaR family transcriptional regulator; the protein is MTEHKCGGDLTLGGQRVHERLTREEPELIARVLARIQAEVADYRRPPVEELAGDIAGITRQAVRAFARSLREDRELNAAELRQVGASAVRRAEEGFPLEAVLTAYHVGAREIFAVGSAASGSGDVADLLEVADRVLAFVGTVTGAVTRGYLEELRTKVGQEHTARRTLLSVLVDGGPVDLVARSAGITLPARYVVLSVELGPHADEGSPGVDAEIAVRRKLRRFLAAFEHACGDGVLASLDGSGGLVLLPAAGRLPDWHAVLDAAGRAAGVTVLAAAETAAPAEVREVAAQTGEVLDVLRWFGRAPGLYRLDDVLVEYQLTRPGAARDRLAAALDPLEAHPELAETLAAYLELDTNRRRTAAVLHVHPNTVDYRLRRIRDLTGIDPLHPAGLPRIIAASAARRAAHP
- a CDS encoding alpha/beta fold hydrolase, producing the protein MARAQANGLELEYDTFGDPAAPPLVLVMGLGAQMITWEDGFCELLAGRGFFVVRYDNRDVGLSTWLDHLPPPDLAALAAGDLASAPYTLSDMADDAVGLFDALGIERAHVVGASMGGMIVQQLAIDHPDRLLSVTSIMSTTGDPAVGQAEPWALALLTRPPATTREQALVDSVEGYRKLGSPGYPDDEAFLLAKAALHYDRARHPVGTLRHAAAVVASGDRTARLRGVRLPALVVHGDADPLIDVSGGKATAEAIPGADLLVIPGMGHNLPHAVWPQLADAIEGVVNRA
- a CDS encoding LLM class F420-dependent oxidoreductase, which encodes MKLSVSLGLWQDRPPEEALEAARAAEATGYPELWIGEMATWDAFALGTAIGAATSRISLTFGPLAVTVRDPATIAMGVASVAALTGRATGVALGTSSEVVVCGWHGRSRSRAATALAESAQAVRQLLAGEKSGVDGQVVGSRGYRLRLPAPKSPLTIAAFGPRALAVAARFADRMVVNLVSPAAAATLVRGLREAASGAGTTPPPVAAWVVAAADPGPAELEQLRRGVVGYLAAPGYADMFRAAGFGELVDFARTRPHPRSLLAAVPPEAVAAVGLVGSPAEIAAKIGEYAAAGVDELVIVPATGDEDPGGEKTLVACRSAAGSFDA
- a CDS encoding TetR/AcrR family transcriptional regulator; protein product: MPTSSSGTGQRPRSRAAAGLPALTADSIVSAATDLTAQRGLDNWTLRELARAVEAYPAVIYHHVGDRDAVVNAVVDRVVGLIELPDEQLPWQEWFTELLAGLRAVLRTYPGCARRLALFGPSVKAATRTIDAGITVLLAAGFGRESVLAYNLLLMTACQFVAMEDDRDGALALRLDNTEEYATYRERSDLPGMAELGAAMHDLMGDPDLASGYYAQLYDYAVRRCLDGLDHRLDELRKPDISG